A genomic region of Planococcus kocurii contains the following coding sequences:
- a CDS encoding NAD(P)-dependent oxidoreductase produces MNIIVFGATGGVGQSVVKQAVESGFEVTAFVRTPTKLQVTHENLTVVQGDAFNTAEVSAAIAGHDAVVSCLGSSQGMKQSTELQEMTKNIVIGMEDHGVKRIVYTASAGVHNELTGVSGKLIMKMLKNPLIDHRAATDLIQEHGLTFTIVRPMGLTNGAFTGQYKEATTGVPDKSKSIPRADVAHFIVKALSDAQYENASVGISS; encoded by the coding sequence ATGAACATTATCGTATTCGGTGCTACGGGTGGCGTAGGTCAATCGGTTGTCAAGCAAGCAGTAGAAAGTGGATTTGAGGTTACGGCATTTGTCCGAACACCAACGAAGTTACAAGTAACACACGAGAATTTAACTGTTGTCCAAGGAGATGCCTTTAACACAGCAGAAGTTTCAGCAGCCATTGCAGGGCATGATGCAGTTGTATCGTGCTTAGGCTCTAGTCAAGGAATGAAGCAGTCAACAGAACTTCAAGAGATGACAAAAAACATTGTCATAGGCATGGAGGACCACGGTGTGAAGCGCATTGTCTACACGGCATCTGCGGGTGTTCATAATGAACTCACAGGTGTCAGTGGAAAGCTAATCATGAAGATGCTGAAGAACCCGCTAATCGATCACCGAGCAGCTACAGATTTGATTCAAGAACACGGACTGACCTTTACCATTGTTCGACCGATGGGATTAACAAATGGCGCGTTTACAGGGCAGTACAAAGAAGCTACGACAGGTGTGCCGGATAAGTCGAAATCAATTCCTCGTGCGGATGTTGCGCATTTTATCGTCAAAGCCTTAAGCGATGCACAGTACGAAAACGCGTCGGTTGGAATTTCTAGTTAA
- a CDS encoding MFS transporter, whose amino-acid sequence MVNTTVKPEEKVKASKSKIHAAWLVLIGLCIIVAFGKGVVNNSSGLFLTPVSKELGIGIGDLTLYMSISAVVTIILLPVAGKLMAKYDIRLLLIVAIILQGGSFAAFGLMNSVWGWYILAVPLAFGAIFINVIAGPVLINQWFRKNNGLALGILTATGGLIGAFAQPVIGSLIVNQGWRYGYMAVGITAIIVVIPVTLLLIKKLSQNKGLYPYGMTDTEIADQGSSSETQNEGIAMSDAKKSSSFYALMLFFFLITSVASFMMHIPSYIVDKGFTQEFAGTAMGVYMLGVVLGAIIIGMLNDKIGSRNTTIMTMGLGLISISLLLFVTSSATVIFVALVLFAFVTSGIGTLTPSLTQSLFGNKDYSQIYSTASLGLAIAAIVALPAYGYIFQFTGSYSGGLYTILVMLVLAIVAVLYAFKGKEKLLAAGAWKK is encoded by the coding sequence ATGGTTAATACAACGGTCAAGCCAGAAGAAAAAGTAAAAGCAAGTAAAAGTAAAATTCATGCAGCTTGGTTGGTGCTGATTGGTCTTTGTATCATCGTCGCGTTTGGTAAAGGGGTAGTCAATAACTCGTCCGGTCTGTTCTTAACACCTGTTTCAAAAGAGTTGGGTATTGGTATTGGTGATTTAACCTTGTACATGAGTATATCTGCAGTTGTTACGATTATATTACTACCTGTTGCGGGTAAGTTAATGGCGAAATACGATATTCGTTTATTGTTGATTGTCGCGATTATTTTACAAGGTGGTTCGTTTGCGGCGTTCGGACTGATGAATTCAGTATGGGGCTGGTATATTTTGGCTGTTCCATTAGCGTTTGGTGCTATTTTTATTAACGTTATAGCAGGACCGGTTTTAATCAACCAATGGTTTAGAAAAAATAACGGATTGGCACTGGGCATTTTGACAGCAACTGGCGGGTTAATCGGTGCATTTGCACAGCCTGTTATTGGTTCATTAATCGTCAACCAAGGCTGGAGATACGGGTATATGGCAGTAGGGATTACAGCAATCATTGTCGTGATTCCCGTTACGCTCCTTCTTATTAAAAAATTATCTCAAAACAAAGGCTTGTATCCTTACGGCATGACGGACACGGAAATCGCCGACCAAGGATCTTCAAGTGAAACACAAAACGAAGGAATTGCGATGAGCGATGCGAAAAAATCGTCTTCGTTTTATGCATTGATGCTGTTTTTCTTCCTTATTACTTCCGTTGCGAGCTTTATGATGCACATTCCATCGTATATTGTCGATAAAGGCTTTACACAAGAATTTGCAGGAACCGCAATGGGTGTTTATATGTTAGGTGTGGTATTGGGTGCAATTATTATCGGAATGTTAAACGATAAAATTGGATCTCGAAACACGACCATTATGACGATGGGCTTAGGATTGATTTCGATTTCACTGTTATTGTTTGTGACTTCAAGCGCTACCGTTATTTTTGTTGCACTTGTGTTGTTTGCTTTTGTAACAAGTGGCATTGGAACGCTGACGCCATCATTGACACAAAGTTTGTTTGGTAATAAAGACTACAGCCAAATTTACTCTACTGCTTCACTAGGATTGGCGATTGCTGCAATCGTTGCCTTACCTGCTTACGGATACATCTTCCAATTTACAGGCAGCTACTCAGGTGGATTGTATACCATTCTTGTCATGTTAGTGCTCGCGATTGTAGCAGTTCTATACGCTTTCAAAGGAAAAGAAAAACTACTAGCAGCCGGTGCTTGGAAAAAATAA
- a CDS encoding DUF4317 domain-containing protein codes for MNKKEIADIRKRFKLDTDLLKIGEIYNVYIQQESSEIYHEESRSFSLLDREQQELFLANFKKVLGGKLDEKLFEVKFQPQEEGQVDHTQRLLYEGLQADEVSDWKTNMQRIALKMVEDHPYEKDMVVTFIRGNYFKTTKRKTDESDMDFRDEMYTTSFILSSMNQTELPKSSLVFDFAEKEFKSNVLMDPVIKLSAPIGGFLFPSFTDNAADINRILYAAGKTNKPDYQFIENVLNGDEILTAEEEKTVFEEIVKAVIGDEVNSRTLAGLYDEINQMLVIKAESDDEDEQPPTLDVTEVTRVLKASGVKDVSTEKVERAFQSVVEDKTYEMKASHIVPSYASKSIKISTKVADIAISPQDLRYVKQVNYDGKRCILIEVEEDTMIEGFKLISEELLE; via the coding sequence ATGAATAAAAAAGAGATAGCCGATATCCGCAAACGATTTAAGTTAGATACAGATTTACTGAAAATTGGTGAAATTTATAATGTCTACATCCAACAAGAAAGCAGTGAAATCTATCACGAAGAGAGCCGCTCATTTTCTTTGTTAGACCGGGAACAACAAGAATTGTTTCTGGCCAATTTCAAAAAAGTTTTAGGCGGAAAGCTTGATGAAAAGCTGTTTGAAGTTAAATTTCAACCGCAAGAAGAAGGACAAGTAGATCATACACAACGACTCTTATATGAAGGACTTCAAGCAGACGAAGTTAGTGACTGGAAAACAAACATGCAGCGTATCGCCTTAAAAATGGTTGAAGACCACCCGTACGAAAAGGATATGGTCGTTACGTTTATTCGTGGCAACTATTTTAAGACGACCAAACGCAAGACGGACGAATCGGACATGGATTTCCGAGATGAAATGTACACCACTTCATTTATTCTTAGTAGCATGAACCAAACGGAACTGCCGAAAAGCTCCTTAGTGTTTGACTTTGCGGAGAAAGAATTTAAGTCCAATGTGCTAATGGATCCTGTTATTAAGCTATCTGCACCAATCGGGGGGTTCTTGTTCCCAAGTTTTACAGATAATGCGGCAGACATTAACCGTATTTTGTATGCTGCTGGTAAAACAAACAAACCGGATTATCAATTTATCGAAAATGTTCTAAATGGCGATGAAATTCTCACAGCTGAAGAAGAAAAGACCGTGTTTGAAGAAATTGTGAAAGCGGTCATTGGTGACGAAGTCAATTCGAGAACGCTTGCGGGTTTATATGATGAAATCAATCAAATGCTAGTCATCAAAGCAGAAAGTGATGACGAAGATGAGCAACCGCCTACTTTGGATGTCACAGAAGTTACGCGTGTACTAAAAGCAAGCGGTGTAAAAGATGTGAGCACGGAAAAGGTAGAAAGAGCGTTCCAAAGCGTAGTGGAAGACAAAACCTATGAAATGAAAGCAAGTCATATCGTGCCAAGTTATGCATCCAAATCCATCAAAATTAGCACCAAAGTAGCGGATATCGCCATCAGCCCTCAAGACTTACGTTACGTCAAACAAGTTAATTACGATGGCAAACGCTGTATCTTGATCGAGGTAGAAGAAGATACGATGATTGAGGGCTTTAAACTGATTTCGGAAGAGTTGTTGGAGTAA
- a CDS encoding SDR family NAD(P)-dependent oxidoreductase — MARVENKVALVTGGASGIGLSSASLLAKEGAKVVIADFNLEGAQEAAKQINEQGGNALGIFLDASKESSIQEAVEYTVEQYGKINVLVNNVGGTNLRKDIDVVNLDLEEWDRLMDLNLKSVLLGSRFAIPHMIKDGGGAIINTTSMAGFAGDSVRTAYGASKAGVINLTKYIATQYGKQNIRCNAVAPGLILTPAAKNSLSPELLDTFMRYNQLPYHGEPDDIGNTVLFLASDESKFITGQTIKVEGGHYLSNPTIPDFKEQMNG, encoded by the coding sequence ATGGCTAGGGTAGAAAACAAAGTAGCATTAGTAACAGGTGGCGCTTCTGGAATTGGGCTTTCATCTGCAAGTTTATTAGCTAAAGAAGGCGCAAAAGTCGTCATTGCAGACTTTAATCTAGAAGGCGCGCAAGAAGCAGCAAAACAGATTAACGAACAAGGCGGTAATGCGCTAGGGATCTTCCTGGATGCAAGTAAAGAAAGTTCGATTCAAGAAGCTGTAGAGTATACGGTCGAACAGTACGGAAAAATCAATGTCTTGGTGAATAATGTTGGTGGAACCAACTTGAGAAAAGATATCGATGTGGTCAACTTGGATCTTGAAGAATGGGACCGCTTAATGGACTTGAATTTGAAGAGCGTGCTTCTAGGAAGCCGATTTGCGATTCCGCATATGATCAAAGATGGCGGCGGCGCAATTATTAATACCACGTCTATGGCAGGATTTGCAGGCGACTCTGTTCGTACAGCATACGGAGCATCAAAGGCGGGCGTCATTAACTTAACAAAATACATTGCCACTCAATACGGCAAGCAAAATATTCGGTGTAACGCAGTTGCGCCTGGACTGATTTTAACGCCAGCTGCTAAAAATAGTTTGTCTCCAGAACTGTTGGATACCTTTATGAGATACAACCAGTTACCTTACCACGGTGAGCCAGACGATATTGGAAATACGGTATTATTCCTAGCATCAGATGAATCGAAATTTATTACCGGTCAAACGATTAAAGTGGAAGGCGGACATTATTTAAGCAATCCGACCATTCCCGATTTTAAGGAGCAGATGAATGGTTAA
- a CDS encoding nucleoside hydrolase produces MTRLPIIIDTDPGIDDAMMLTLAFANRETLDVRLVTTCSGNISQDKTNYNARSFLSYIGADVEIARGLEQPMFRELEVAEDIHGESGFGNVQFPAPTLPVSKRPAVTAMLETIMASDEKITIVATGPLTNVAALLLAHPEVKPKIERISWMGGAAVGGNMSPTAEFNAYVDPHAVEIVFRSGVPVVMSGLDVTHKAFVTIDEAKSILNIGTEFAEKAYHLVTYYLDVIKRTSFHEENYDQVLHFHDVCAVMYLLKPEFFEGQDCFVEVALEGLAAGATVVDYTNRSGKTPNVHVLHSVNRKAFVAEFVKAVKVISERLQ; encoded by the coding sequence ATGACAAGATTACCAATCATCATCGATACAGACCCAGGAATCGACGACGCAATGATGCTAACTTTAGCATTTGCTAATCGTGAAACACTGGACGTACGACTTGTTACCACGTGTTCAGGAAATATCTCTCAAGACAAGACAAATTACAACGCTCGTTCTTTTTTAAGTTATATCGGAGCCGACGTTGAAATTGCACGTGGATTGGAGCAGCCGATGTTCCGTGAACTCGAAGTAGCAGAAGACATTCACGGGGAAAGCGGCTTTGGCAATGTGCAGTTTCCAGCACCGACTTTACCAGTTAGTAAACGACCAGCTGTCACAGCCATGCTGGAAACGATTATGGCGAGTGATGAGAAAATCACCATTGTTGCAACAGGACCCCTAACCAATGTGGCGGCGTTATTGCTTGCGCACCCTGAAGTAAAACCAAAAATTGAGCGGATTTCCTGGATGGGTGGAGCGGCAGTAGGAGGTAATATGTCACCTACTGCGGAGTTTAATGCGTACGTCGATCCACACGCAGTAGAGATTGTGTTCCGTTCGGGTGTACCGGTTGTCATGAGTGGATTAGACGTCACTCATAAAGCGTTTGTCACAATCGACGAAGCAAAAAGCATTTTAAACATTGGTACGGAGTTTGCGGAGAAAGCTTATCATCTGGTGACGTATTATTTGGATGTCATCAAGAGAACCTCTTTCCATGAAGAAAATTACGATCAAGTGCTGCATTTCCATGATGTTTGCGCCGTTATGTATTTATTGAAACCGGAGTTTTTCGAAGGTCAGGACTGCTTTGTAGAAGTCGCTTTAGAAGGACTAGCAGCAGGTGCGACAGTCGTTGACTATACGAATCGTTCAGGGAAAACGCCAAATGTGCATGTTCTTCACAGCGTTAACCGCAAAGCATTCGTTGCAGAGTTTGTGAAGGCAGTAAAGGTTATTTCAGAACGACTTCAGTAG
- a CDS encoding nucleoside deaminase has protein sequence MITEKDLTYLRRCVELAETALEKGDEPYGSILVSVEGAVLFEDHNHVAGGDHTQHPEFAIARWAANHLSPEERSTATVYTSGEHCPMCAAAHGLVGLGRIVYASSSQQSAEWLSEMGATASSRVRRLAIEEVIKDTVVDGPASELTEQMRGLHQRAFEMKR, from the coding sequence ATGATTACCGAAAAGGATTTAACGTATTTGCGACGTTGTGTAGAGTTGGCGGAAACCGCCCTTGAAAAAGGAGATGAGCCGTATGGGTCTATTCTTGTTTCGGTGGAGGGAGCCGTTCTTTTTGAAGACCATAACCACGTAGCAGGCGGCGATCATACCCAGCATCCGGAGTTTGCGATTGCACGCTGGGCCGCGAATCACTTGTCGCCGGAAGAACGGAGCACAGCGACGGTTTATACGTCAGGCGAACATTGTCCGATGTGTGCAGCAGCTCACGGATTGGTAGGTTTAGGAAGAATCGTCTATGCAAGCTCGTCACAGCAATCAGCTGAGTGGTTGAGTGAAATGGGTGCGACCGCTTCATCGCGTGTTCGAAGGTTAGCTATTGAAGAAGTTATTAAAGACACAGTTGTCGACGGTCCTGCTTCTGAACTGACAGAGCAGATGCGTGGACTTCATCAGAGAGCATTTGAAATGAAACGTTAA
- a CDS encoding MarR family winged helix-turn-helix transcriptional regulator, with product MSEQTIFEIIHNMDKVTDNLIVQWNKSFNEDLGVSHILVLAHLMVHGKSSPSDIAKEVGLTPPTITHLAEKLISKKLAVRTTSESDRRMIILSITDKGVEMVKRANKEGVTLRKKLFETLTTEERDQLLKIYRKLSN from the coding sequence ATGAGTGAACAAACTATTTTCGAAATTATACACAATATGGATAAAGTAACCGATAACTTAATTGTTCAGTGGAACAAATCATTTAATGAAGACTTGGGGGTTTCTCACATTTTGGTGCTCGCTCATTTGATGGTACACGGAAAAAGCTCTCCTTCGGATATTGCCAAAGAAGTAGGCTTAACTCCTCCAACGATTACCCATTTGGCAGAAAAGTTGATCAGTAAAAAGTTAGCCGTCCGAACAACGTCTGAATCCGATCGTCGAATGATTATTTTATCCATTACAGATAAAGGGGTAGAGATGGTCAAAAGAGCTAACAAAGAAGGTGTTACTTTGCGAAAAAAATTATTTGAAACCCTAACCACTGAAGAACGAGATCAGTTACTAAAAATTTACCGCAAATTAAGTAACTAA